The following coding sequences are from one Streptomyces venezuelae window:
- a CDS encoding FecCD family ABC transporter permease, with protein MSTTAVERPVPRGATESRRRRVVGLGVLAAVLVIAAAASLAVGARALTPAEVWHGLFAGPESDQRLTEIRLIVQTVRVPRTVLAVVAGIALGVGGALIQGYTRNPIADTGLLGVNAGASFAVVTVVAVFGFSNPFQYVWFGFLGAAVSGVVVFGLASIGRGAGNPLTLALAGQGITVFLAAMTTAVSLSDTQSLNALRFWNAGSVAGVEFDVIWPVTAFIAVGLVLALATLPALNLLNLGEDVARGLGVNIAVSRTVGILAITLLAGAATAACGPIAFLGLMVAHVARYLTGPDYRWLVPYAGLLGAVVLLVCDIVGRLVVRPGELEAGVVVALLGAPFFAVLVWRGKFKSA; from the coding sequence ATGAGCACGACTGCAGTGGAGCGACCCGTGCCGAGGGGCGCAACGGAGTCCCGTCGGCGGCGAGTCGTGGGTCTCGGCGTCCTCGCCGCGGTCCTGGTGATCGCGGCGGCGGCGTCGCTGGCCGTCGGGGCGCGGGCGCTGACCCCGGCCGAGGTGTGGCACGGGCTGTTCGCAGGCCCGGAGTCCGACCAGCGGCTGACCGAGATCCGGCTCATCGTGCAGACCGTGCGCGTGCCGCGGACGGTGCTCGCCGTGGTGGCGGGCATCGCGCTCGGTGTCGGCGGCGCGCTGATCCAGGGGTACACCCGCAACCCCATCGCGGACACGGGCCTGTTGGGCGTGAACGCGGGCGCGTCGTTCGCCGTGGTGACGGTGGTCGCCGTGTTCGGGTTCTCCAACCCGTTCCAGTACGTGTGGTTCGGCTTCCTGGGGGCGGCCGTCTCCGGTGTCGTCGTGTTCGGCCTCGCGAGCATCGGGCGAGGCGCCGGCAATCCGCTGACGCTCGCCCTCGCGGGGCAGGGCATCACGGTCTTCCTCGCCGCGATGACCACGGCCGTCTCCCTCTCGGACACGCAGTCCCTGAACGCGCTGCGGTTCTGGAACGCGGGCTCCGTGGCCGGGGTCGAGTTCGACGTGATCTGGCCGGTGACCGCGTTCATCGCGGTCGGGCTCGTCCTCGCCCTGGCCACGCTGCCCGCCCTCAACCTGCTCAACCTGGGCGAGGACGTCGCGCGGGGGCTCGGCGTGAACATCGCGGTCAGCAGGACCGTCGGCATCCTCGCCATCACCCTGCTCGCGGGTGCGGCGACGGCGGCCTGCGGCCCCATCGCCTTCCTGGGCCTGATGGTGGCCCACGTGGCCCGTTACCTGACCGGCCCGGACTACCGCTGGCTGGTGCCGTACGCGGGGCTGCTCGGCGCGGTTGTCCTGCTGGTCTGCGACATCGTGGGCCGACTGGTCGTGCGACCCGGTGAGTTGGAGGCCGGTGTCGTCGTGGCCCTGCTCGGGGCGCCGTTCTTCGCGGTCCTGGTCTGGCGAGGAAAGTTCAAGAGCGCATGA
- a CDS encoding FecCD family ABC transporter permease, producing MSETDVKPALTPGVRLGPLSFVWRPWLVLVTLVLAAATFLVFCLSISVGDFPIGLSRVMATLVGRGEQVDEFVIMDLRMPRALAGLVVGIALGVSGAITQSVARNPLASPDILGITGGASAVAVFSVTVSGGTAAAVIDSIGLSAAALAGGLCTGLLVYFLAWRRGVDGFRLILIGISVSAVTQAITTWLLVSADIRDVARAQAWLVGSLENRSWDQVWVAFWCSLGLLVVVAAAAFQFKPLHLGDDIAAGLGVRFGRVRAVLLLCAVLLAAVAVSSAGPVPFVALVAPQVAMRLTRRPTPPLIASGLFGALLLIGADLTARAVLPNNLPVGVVTAAIGGPFLVYLLVRANLKNPK from the coding sequence ATGAGCGAGACGGATGTGAAGCCCGCACTGACGCCGGGCGTGCGGCTCGGCCCCCTGTCGTTCGTCTGGCGGCCCTGGCTCGTCCTCGTCACGCTGGTCCTCGCGGCGGCGACCTTCCTGGTGTTCTGCCTGTCCATCAGCGTCGGCGACTTCCCCATCGGCCTCTCCCGCGTGATGGCCACCCTCGTCGGCCGGGGCGAGCAGGTCGACGAGTTCGTGATCATGGATCTGCGGATGCCGCGCGCCCTGGCCGGGCTCGTCGTGGGCATCGCGCTGGGCGTCTCCGGAGCGATCACGCAGTCGGTCGCGCGCAACCCGCTGGCCAGCCCCGACATCCTCGGCATCACCGGCGGCGCGAGCGCTGTCGCGGTGTTCTCGGTGACGGTGTCGGGCGGTACCGCCGCGGCGGTCATCGATTCCATCGGGCTCTCCGCCGCGGCCCTCGCCGGTGGTCTCTGCACGGGTCTGCTCGTGTACTTCCTCGCGTGGCGGCGCGGGGTCGACGGCTTCCGGCTCATCCTCATCGGGATCTCGGTGAGCGCCGTGACGCAGGCGATCACCACCTGGCTCCTCGTCTCCGCCGACATCAGGGATGTGGCCCGCGCCCAGGCGTGGTTGGTCGGTTCGCTGGAGAACCGGTCATGGGACCAGGTGTGGGTGGCGTTCTGGTGCTCGCTCGGCCTGCTGGTCGTCGTGGCCGCGGCCGCGTTCCAGTTCAAGCCGCTGCACCTCGGCGACGACATCGCGGCGGGGCTCGGTGTCCGCTTCGGACGGGTGCGCGCGGTGCTTCTGCTCTGCGCGGTGCTGCTGGCGGCCGTGGCCGTGAGTTCGGCGGGGCCCGTTCCGTTCGTCGCGCTGGTGGCGCCCCAGGTGGCGATGCGTCTGACGCGCCGTCCGACGCCCCCGCTGATCGCGTCCGGTCTGTTCGGGGCACTGCTCCTGATCGGCGCCGATCTCACCGCGCGGGCCGTGCTGCCGAACAACCTCCCCGTCGGGGTGGTCACGGCCGCGATCGGAGGCCCCTTCCTCGTCTACCTGTTGGTACGGGCGAACCTCAAGAACCCCAAATAG
- a CDS encoding ABC transporter ATP-binding protein: MVAQYITEIEPAVQDAARLAARGVSVGYGSRTVIDDLDVSIPPGVITTIIGPNGCGKSTLLRTLTRLLRPVSGSVVLDGQDIVKLKTRDVAKKLGLLPQTPVAPEGLTVADLVARGRHPHQSWLRQWSSDDAGVVERALAMTGVSDLADRPVDSLSGGQRQRVWISMTLAQGTDLLLLDEPTTYLDLAHAIDVLDLVDDLHESGRTVVMVLHDLNLATRYSDNLVVMKAGAILAQGHPRDVITAELLHEAFGLRARVVDDPVGDRPLIVPIGRTHVQLD; encoded by the coding sequence GTGGTCGCTCAGTACATCACCGAGATCGAGCCGGCGGTCCAGGACGCCGCTCGGCTCGCCGCCCGGGGCGTCTCGGTCGGATACGGCAGTCGTACCGTCATCGACGACCTCGACGTGTCCATCCCGCCCGGGGTGATCACGACGATCATCGGCCCCAACGGGTGCGGCAAATCGACCCTGTTGCGCACCCTGACGCGGCTTCTCAGGCCGGTCAGCGGCTCGGTCGTGCTGGACGGTCAGGACATCGTCAAGCTCAAGACCCGTGACGTGGCGAAGAAGCTCGGGCTGCTGCCGCAGACGCCCGTGGCGCCCGAGGGGCTCACGGTGGCCGATCTGGTCGCCAGGGGCCGCCATCCGCACCAGAGTTGGCTGCGCCAGTGGTCGTCGGACGACGCCGGCGTCGTGGAGCGCGCGCTGGCCATGACCGGCGTCTCCGACCTCGCGGACCGCCCGGTCGACTCGCTCTCCGGCGGCCAGCGCCAGCGCGTATGGATCTCCATGACCCTGGCGCAGGGCACCGACCTGCTCCTCCTCGACGAGCCCACCACGTACCTGGACCTGGCCCACGCGATCGACGTGCTCGACCTCGTCGACGACCTGCACGAGTCGGGGCGCACCGTGGTCATGGTGCTGCACGATCTCAATCTGGCCACGCGGTACAGCGACAACCTCGTCGTGATGAAGGCGGGTGCGATCCTTGCGCAGGGGCATCCGCGCGACGTGATCACCGCGGAACTGCTGCACGAGGCGTTCGGGCTGCGCGCCAGGGTCGTCGACGACCCGGTGGGTGACCGGCCGCTGATCGTGCCCATCGGCCGTACGCACGTCCAACTCGACTGA
- a CDS encoding iron-siderophore ABC transporter substrate-binding protein: MLLHRTTLTKPRRLAAVLTATALGVGLLAGCGSDSDDKADDNAPAAAAGGAFPVTVEHAFGSTKVTEAPKRVVTVGYTDDQTALALGTKPVGMVDQYPNPEGKSPDINTQWPWVKDKWGSTKPDVIMKNGDSGPNYEKIAALRPDLIIAVYSEIDKAAYDKLSKIAPTVGRTKGEKELFSAPWQDNAVHIAKALGKEDEGKKLVEGIEDKLAEAKKSHPKFANQTSVALSWYKDSINPFTSKDVRGRLLTGMGFRYQTKIDKIAGGKFSTELSPERTDLVDVDRIVVINDKADTAALKKFKLFANLDAVKKGNVSYLLDSEGPAVGAAMSQGTVLSLPYAIDELVKSVE, translated from the coding sequence ATGCTCCTCCACCGAACGACGCTCACGAAGCCCCGGCGGCTGGCGGCCGTACTGACCGCCACGGCGCTCGGTGTCGGCCTCCTCGCGGGCTGCGGTTCCGACTCGGACGACAAGGCGGACGACAACGCTCCGGCGGCTGCCGCCGGCGGTGCGTTCCCGGTCACCGTGGAGCACGCGTTCGGGTCCACGAAGGTCACCGAGGCACCCAAGCGCGTCGTCACCGTCGGCTATACCGACGACCAGACCGCCCTGGCCCTCGGCACCAAGCCGGTCGGCATGGTCGACCAGTACCCGAACCCGGAGGGCAAGTCCCCCGACATCAACACCCAGTGGCCCTGGGTGAAGGACAAGTGGGGCAGCACCAAGCCCGACGTCATCATGAAGAACGGCGACTCCGGCCCGAACTACGAGAAGATCGCCGCCCTGCGCCCGGACCTGATCATCGCGGTGTACTCCGAGATCGACAAGGCCGCCTACGACAAGCTCTCGAAGATCGCCCCGACGGTGGGCCGCACCAAGGGTGAGAAGGAGCTCTTCAGCGCCCCCTGGCAGGACAACGCCGTGCACATCGCCAAGGCGCTGGGCAAGGAGGACGAGGGCAAGAAGCTCGTCGAGGGCATCGAGGACAAGCTCGCCGAGGCCAAGAAGTCGCACCCGAAGTTCGCGAACCAGACCTCCGTCGCCCTGTCCTGGTACAAGGACTCCATCAACCCGTTCACCTCGAAGGACGTCCGCGGGCGCCTTCTGACGGGCATGGGCTTCAGGTACCAGACGAAGATCGACAAGATCGCCGGCGGCAAGTTCTCCACCGAACTCTCGCCCGAGCGCACGGACCTGGTCGACGTCGACCGCATCGTCGTCATCAACGACAAGGCCGACACCGCGGCGCTGAAGAAGTTCAAGCTGTTCGCCAACCTGGACGCCGTGAAGAAGGGCAACGTGTCCTACCTGCTTGACAGCGAGGGCCCGGCGGTCGGCGCCGCGATGTCGCAGGGCACCGTCCTGTCCCTCCCGTACGCGATCGACGAGCTCGTCAAGTCGGTCGAGTAG
- a CDS encoding ABC transporter ATP-binding protein yields MRTASGREATRWVSAHCREVPWLTTATVFTTVAGAALQVLPVLLLGRVVDGVVEGDGRPVLVTIGVLMGVAALLGAVATAASTYLIGRLGADLLARLREGAVRAVLGMPSARIEQVGRGDVLSRVGDDVAVLSKGIRTAIPTVFSAGVLVFIATVGMFGLDWRLGLAGAAALPAYALALRWYLPRSAPLYRKQRIAQADRAQALISGLNGIDTVRAYRLEDDVREKVTTESWRVRNLGIDVFRFFGRFVGRENRAEFIGLVLILVVGYALLEADAASLGEVSAAPLMFHRLFTPLGAIMFTFDEAQKSGASLTRLVGVLGESAEERLVGDTSVAAADAVPHQVTVEQLTFTYPGADEPVLRDVDLTIPAGGSLALVGATGAGKSTLAALIAGIGTPQAGSVRIGAHDLGALDEAGARALVSILTQETHVFSGPLADDLRLAAPNATDAELMDALRTVGAHEWVEALPEGLHTTVGEGGERLDVTKIAQIALARLVLGRAPVVVLDESTAEAGSEGAAELERAVLAACAGRTTLFVAHRLTQAMAADRIAVLDAGRVVEQGTHDELVALGGRYARLWRAWREGS; encoded by the coding sequence CTGCGCACCGCGTCCGGGCGCGAAGCCACCCGGTGGGTCTCGGCCCACTGCCGCGAAGTCCCGTGGCTGACCACGGCCACCGTGTTCACCACGGTGGCCGGGGCGGCGCTCCAGGTGCTCCCCGTGCTGCTCCTCGGCCGGGTGGTCGACGGAGTGGTCGAGGGGGACGGGCGCCCGGTCCTCGTGACGATCGGCGTCCTGATGGGCGTCGCCGCGCTGCTCGGCGCGGTGGCCACCGCGGCCTCGACGTACCTGATCGGACGGCTCGGCGCCGATCTGCTCGCGCGGCTGCGCGAGGGCGCCGTCCGTGCGGTGCTCGGCATGCCGAGCGCGCGGATCGAGCAGGTCGGCCGCGGAGACGTGCTCTCCCGGGTCGGTGACGACGTGGCCGTGCTGTCCAAGGGCATTCGCACGGCCATCCCCACCGTCTTCTCGGCGGGCGTGCTGGTCTTCATCGCCACGGTCGGAATGTTCGGCCTTGACTGGCGGCTCGGCCTCGCGGGCGCCGCCGCACTGCCCGCGTACGCGCTCGCCCTGCGCTGGTACCTGCCGCGCTCCGCCCCGCTCTACCGCAAGCAGCGGATCGCCCAGGCCGACCGTGCGCAGGCGCTGATCAGCGGCCTCAACGGGATCGACACCGTACGCGCGTACCGCCTCGAGGACGATGTCCGCGAGAAGGTCACCACGGAGTCCTGGCGGGTGCGCAACCTCGGGATCGACGTGTTCCGTTTCTTCGGCCGGTTCGTGGGCCGGGAGAACCGCGCCGAGTTCATCGGGCTCGTCCTCATCCTCGTGGTGGGCTATGCCCTGTTGGAGGCCGACGCCGCGAGTCTCGGCGAGGTGTCGGCGGCACCCCTGATGTTCCACCGCCTGTTCACCCCGCTCGGCGCCATCATGTTCACCTTCGACGAGGCGCAGAAGTCCGGCGCGAGCCTGACCCGCCTGGTCGGTGTCCTCGGGGAGTCCGCGGAGGAGCGGCTCGTGGGCGACACGTCCGTCGCCGCGGCCGACGCCGTGCCGCATCAAGTGACGGTGGAGCAGCTGACGTTCACCTACCCCGGCGCCGACGAACCGGTGCTCAGGGACGTCGACCTGACGATCCCGGCGGGTGGTTCGCTGGCGCTGGTGGGCGCGACGGGTGCGGGCAAGTCGACGCTGGCGGCGCTGATCGCGGGCATCGGGACGCCGCAGGCGGGTTCGGTGCGCATCGGCGCGCACGACCTGGGTGCGCTCGACGAGGCCGGGGCGAGGGCCCTGGTGAGCATCCTCACGCAGGAGACGCACGTCTTCTCGGGACCGCTCGCCGACGACCTGCGGCTCGCGGCGCCGAACGCGACCGACGCCGAACTCATGGACGCGCTGCGCACGGTGGGCGCCCACGAGTGGGTCGAGGCGCTGCCGGAGGGCCTGCACACCACGGTGGGCGAGGGCGGCGAGCGCCTGGACGTCACGAAGATCGCGCAGATCGCGCTGGCCCGCCTCGTGCTCGGCCGGGCGCCGGTGGTCGTGCTCGACGAGTCGACCGCGGAGGCGGGCAGCGAGGGCGCCGCCGAGCTGGAGCGTGCCGTGTTGGCCGCGTGCGCGGGCCGGACGACGCTTTTCGTGGCGCACCGGCTCACGCAGGCGATGGCCGCGGACCGGATCGCCGTGCTCGACGCGGGGCGTGTGGTGGAGCAGGGCACCCACGACGAGTTGGTGGCTCTGGGCGGTCGGTACGCGCGCCTGTGGCGAGCCTGGCGAGAGGGTAGTTAG